The proteins below come from a single Branchiostoma floridae strain S238N-H82 chromosome 5, Bfl_VNyyK, whole genome shotgun sequence genomic window:
- the LOC118416569 gene encoding EGF domain-specific O-linked N-acetylglucosamine transferase-like isoform X1, protein MPLPGPSHNDVTTQPICPALAHLRLPPEHLPYHLYSHPEAAAAVRNDTRCYRRRRARLPCWGYEEDCPPESRYSPPVCDRERESRKRHHKLSNTERFWLEAGFGYVREQKRQLVALCEAQSQNDSWLECSPYARYCRARNLYLDFRRLRIQENHFGKRFRRDILGPGDIGGHCKVKADRLKSMTGHEAHGLMSWYAELENFTSLNFRPTTGNENCDVMLDTPTYFMKLDLGINMYHHFCDFLNLYVSQHVNGSFSTDVNIVVWDTSGRSYKDLFGATWRAFTDHSIQQLKDYDGKRVCVREAIFPLLPRMAFGLYYNIHLVPGCKNSGLVRAFSRHVLYRLGIDHGQPQIGRLRVTFLSRITQFRRVLNEDQLLSELRKDSRLHVNKVDYDHREMPFLQQLQHTQNTDIFIGIHGAGLTHTLFLPDWACLLEIYNCGDESCYRNLAALRGVGYVTWEGNAGLTQIDQLGTYKGRGDYDKFVNYTVNPTEFRVLMEKAITYVFNHPAFPARHMHQKEEL, encoded by the exons ATGCCATTGCCAGGGCCCTCGCATAATGACGTCACTACGCAGCCCATCTGCCCAGCTCTAGCACACCTGCGCCTCCCACCTGAACACCTGCCGTACCACCTGTACTCGCACCCGGAGGCAGCTGCAGCTGTGCGGAATGACACGCGATGTTACCGGCGGCGCAGGGCACGGCTGCCGTGCTGGGGGTACGAGGAGGACTGCCCTCCTGAGTCTAGGTACAGTCCGCCGGTGTGCGACCGGGAACGGGAAAG TCGGAAACGTCACCACAAACTGTCCAACACAGAACGTTTCTGGCTGGAGGCTGGGTTTGGGTACGTCCGAGAGCAGAAGAGACAACTCGTTGCACTGTGTGAGGCACAGAGTCAG AACGACTCGTGGCTGGAGTGTTCTCCCTACGCGCGATACTGCAGGGCGAGAAACCTTTACCTGGATTTCCGTCGGCTCAGAATACAGGAAAACCACTTTGGAAAAAG GTTCAGGCGAGATATACTCGGACCAGGTGACATAGGAGGCCATTGTAAGGTTAAAGCTGACAGGCTGAAAAGCATGACGGGACACGAAGCCCACGGTCTCATGTCTTG GTACGCAGAACTGGAAAATTTTACGTCACTCAACTTCCGACCAACCACAGGCAACGAaaactgtgacgtcatgttgGACACGCCTACTTACTTCATGAAGCTGGATTTAG GTATAAACATGTACCACCACTTCTGTGACTTCCTCAACCTGTACGTCTCCCAGCACGTCAACGGTTCCTTCTCCACGGATGTTAACATTGTCGTCTGGGATACG AGCGGACGTTCTTACAAGGACCTGTTCGGCGCCACCTGGCGAGCCTTCACCGATCACTCTATACAGCAGCTGAAAGATTACGACGGCAAACGG GTGTGTGTGCGCGAAGCCATCTTCCCCCTACTGCCTAGAATGGCGTTTGGATTATACTACAACATACATTTG gtaCCAGGCTGCAAGAACAGCGGACTTGTACGTGCTTTCTCCCGCCATGTCCTATACAGACTGGGAATAGACcatggacaaccccag ATCGGGCGCCTGCGAGTCACGTTCCTGTCCAGAATCACACAGTTCCGACGGGTGCTGAATGAAGACCAG cTCCTCTCAGAACTAAGAAAGGACTCAAGACTTCACGTTAACAAGGTTGACTACGATCACAG GGAAATGCCATTTCTGCAACAGTTACAG CACACACAGAACACAGATATCTTCATAGGAATCCATGGTGCTGGGCTGACCCACACACTGTTCTTACCTGACTGGGCCTGTCTGCTGGAGAT CTACAACTGTGGTGACGAGTCGTGCTACCGTAACCTGGCTGCACTGCGGGGGGTCGGGTATGTCACCTGGGAGGGAAACGCTGGCCTGACACAGATAGACCAG CTGGGCACATACAAGGGACGAGGGGACTATGACAAGTTTGTGAACTACACTGTGAACCCTACAGAATTCAGAGTTTTGATGGAGAAGGCCATCACGTATGTGTTCAACCACCCTGCATTTCCCGCCAGACACATGCACCAAAAGGAGGAACTCTGA
- the LOC118416569 gene encoding EGF domain-specific O-linked N-acetylglucosamine transferase-like isoform X2 → MPLPGPSHNDVTTQPICPALAHLRLPPEHLPYHLYSHPEAAAAVRNDTRCYRRRRARLPCWGYEEDCPPESRYSPPVCDRERESRKRHHKLSNTERFWLEAGFGYVREQKRQLVALCEAQSQNDSWLECSPYARYCRARNLYLDFRRLRIQENHFGKRFRRDILGPGDIGGHCKVKADRLKSMTGHEAHGLMSWYAELENFTSLNFRPTTGNENCDVMLDTPTYFMKLDLGINMYHHFCDFLNLYVSQHVNGSFSTDVNIVVWDTSGRSYKDLFGATWRAFTDHSIQQLKDYDGKRVPGCKNSGLVRAFSRHVLYRLGIDHGQPQIGRLRVTFLSRITQFRRVLNEDQLLSELRKDSRLHVNKVDYDHREMPFLQQLQHTQNTDIFIGIHGAGLTHTLFLPDWACLLEIYNCGDESCYRNLAALRGVGYVTWEGNAGLTQIDQLGTYKGRGDYDKFVNYTVNPTEFRVLMEKAITYVFNHPAFPARHMHQKEEL, encoded by the exons ATGCCATTGCCAGGGCCCTCGCATAATGACGTCACTACGCAGCCCATCTGCCCAGCTCTAGCACACCTGCGCCTCCCACCTGAACACCTGCCGTACCACCTGTACTCGCACCCGGAGGCAGCTGCAGCTGTGCGGAATGACACGCGATGTTACCGGCGGCGCAGGGCACGGCTGCCGTGCTGGGGGTACGAGGAGGACTGCCCTCCTGAGTCTAGGTACAGTCCGCCGGTGTGCGACCGGGAACGGGAAAG TCGGAAACGTCACCACAAACTGTCCAACACAGAACGTTTCTGGCTGGAGGCTGGGTTTGGGTACGTCCGAGAGCAGAAGAGACAACTCGTTGCACTGTGTGAGGCACAGAGTCAG AACGACTCGTGGCTGGAGTGTTCTCCCTACGCGCGATACTGCAGGGCGAGAAACCTTTACCTGGATTTCCGTCGGCTCAGAATACAGGAAAACCACTTTGGAAAAAG GTTCAGGCGAGATATACTCGGACCAGGTGACATAGGAGGCCATTGTAAGGTTAAAGCTGACAGGCTGAAAAGCATGACGGGACACGAAGCCCACGGTCTCATGTCTTG GTACGCAGAACTGGAAAATTTTACGTCACTCAACTTCCGACCAACCACAGGCAACGAaaactgtgacgtcatgttgGACACGCCTACTTACTTCATGAAGCTGGATTTAG GTATAAACATGTACCACCACTTCTGTGACTTCCTCAACCTGTACGTCTCCCAGCACGTCAACGGTTCCTTCTCCACGGATGTTAACATTGTCGTCTGGGATACG AGCGGACGTTCTTACAAGGACCTGTTCGGCGCCACCTGGCGAGCCTTCACCGATCACTCTATACAGCAGCTGAAAGATTACGACGGCAAACGG gtaCCAGGCTGCAAGAACAGCGGACTTGTACGTGCTTTCTCCCGCCATGTCCTATACAGACTGGGAATAGACcatggacaaccccag ATCGGGCGCCTGCGAGTCACGTTCCTGTCCAGAATCACACAGTTCCGACGGGTGCTGAATGAAGACCAG cTCCTCTCAGAACTAAGAAAGGACTCAAGACTTCACGTTAACAAGGTTGACTACGATCACAG GGAAATGCCATTTCTGCAACAGTTACAG CACACACAGAACACAGATATCTTCATAGGAATCCATGGTGCTGGGCTGACCCACACACTGTTCTTACCTGACTGGGCCTGTCTGCTGGAGAT CTACAACTGTGGTGACGAGTCGTGCTACCGTAACCTGGCTGCACTGCGGGGGGTCGGGTATGTCACCTGGGAGGGAAACGCTGGCCTGACACAGATAGACCAG CTGGGCACATACAAGGGACGAGGGGACTATGACAAGTTTGTGAACTACACTGTGAACCCTACAGAATTCAGAGTTTTGATGGAGAAGGCCATCACGTATGTGTTCAACCACCCTGCATTTCCCGCCAGACACATGCACCAAAAGGAGGAACTCTGA
- the LOC118416570 gene encoding uncharacterized protein LOC118416570 — translation MPGARLNKKLLLCGFFVATFSVFGWMRLLFLINSYEFKPRRHAPGMTSLFSTTVPYHTDWYRQHCFGNTKENFTIGKLEGLLEGWHSAQHPGCRELHKIFDDIYEVTRKSGQVVIPDTFQTKVLKWLGNNYDLLKDVKLQFVTTVFNLITHESSVFNPIRSKRPGVATADKDVAIYVDELAKETENDCDFCAYQFKTAEDTFGRVESTHSATAANTFKYDSFHAIILLKTHHPTAFTEEQFMDFTNTAMKWFMKCYDTDKQYRYPHLMWDSLPKASASQVHPHAQASLSAARHYGIMEHIRLSAEHYADQHDGSNYFSHLLQIHNALGLTTFLGNASAMAYLTPKKDHEVFIMSRTSGEDFFRLIYYTIRTFIDNLKRPAFSMAMFLPRLEPFSAPTSEDIPAVARIITRGPPDNPRNDISAMELFAASNVNVDPFTVIQHIKNTISRNKKTAQPSPHVDNVLIDQKKEDAPQATQDKPGIKQDSKDAENQVQEHQEVL, via the exons ATGCCTGGAGCCAGACTAAACAAGAAGCTTCTTCTGTGCGGATTCTTCGTGGCAACCTTTTCAGTCTTTGGCTGGATGAGACTCTTATTCTTGATCAACTCCTATGAGTTCAAACCTAGAAGACACGCTCCTGGGATGACAAGCTTGTTCAGCACAACAGTACCGTACCACACG GACTGGTATAGACAGCACTGTTTTGGGAACACAAAAGAAAATTTCACCATAGGTAAACTGGAAGGTCTACTGGAaggatggcattcagcacagCACCCAGGCTGCAG AGAGTTACACAAAATATTCGACGACATATATGAAGTAACAAGAAAGTCTGGCCAGGTTGTGATACCGGACACCTTCCAAACAAAAGTGCTGAAGTGGCTGGGAAATAATTATGACTTACTGAAGGATGTTAAACTACAG TTCGTGACCACTGTGTTCAACCTGATCACACATGAGAGTTCTGTCTTCAACCCCATCCGCTCCAAAAGACCCGGAGTTGCAACAGCAGACAAAGATGTAGCAATCTA TGTGGATGAGTTGGCCAAAGAGACAGAGAATGACTGTGACTTCTGTGCATACCAATT TAAAACAGCAGAAGACACATTTGGCAGGGTAGAATCCACGCACTCCGCCACTGCGGCAAACACCTTCAAGTACGACAGTTTCCACGCCATCATCCTCCTGAAGACCCATCATCCCACAGCCTTCACTGAGGAACAGTTCATGGACTTCACTAACACTGCCATGAAATG GTTCATGAAGTGTTACGACACAGACAAGCAGTACCGCTACCCCCACCTGATGTGGGACAGTCTGCCCAAGGCCAGCGCCAGTCAGGTTCACCCACATGCACAGGCTAGTCTCAGTGCTGCCAGGCATTACG GTATAATGGAACACATCCGCCTGTCAGCAGAGCACTATGCAGATCAACATGATGGCAGCAACTACTTTTCACACCTTTTACAG ATCCACAATGCACTTGGGTTGACCACTTTCCTTGGCAATGCCTCCGCTATGGCTTACCTG ACTCCAAAGAAAGACCATGAAGTCTTCATCATGAGCCGTACATCTGGAGAGGACTTCTTCAGACTTATCTACTACACCATAAGGA CTTTTATAGACAACCTGAAACGTCCAGCCTTCAGCATGGCCATGTTTTTACCCAGACTG GAGCCGTTCAGTGCACCCACATCAGAGGACATCCCTGCTGTAGCCAGGATCATCACACGCGGTCCTCCTGACAACCCTAGGAACGACATCAGTGCCATGGAACTCTTCGCA GCATCCAATGTGAATGTGGACCCTTTTACAGTTATCCAGCACATTAAGAACACCATAAGTAGAAACAAAAAGACAGCACAGCCATCCCCACATGTAGACAATGTCTTGATTGATCAGAAGAAAGAAGATGCACCACAGGCAACTCAGGACAAGCCAGGGATCAAACAAGACAGCAAAGATGCAGAAAATCAAGTACAAGAACATCAAGAAGTATTGTGA